From one Tachysurus vachellii isolate PV-2020 chromosome 23, HZAU_Pvac_v1, whole genome shotgun sequence genomic stretch:
- the bean1 gene encoding protein BEAN1, whose product MIVAVTMCVFVSPLVVAGIVIGLVLFLSLLIIIIGSMRKKKLSHLNTDTADGFSFSGSTGELQSECVAEFPPAFDFDLYTETIPIPLISTVYPDAPPHYDECVGRHATQIFTPTDDPPPYSIASHTHPCMEGAELPEGTTWWSEHIYAGSHHPIRSQDVSSVFVLSLDELPPYEAVVEQQNRTIPLISHRDMKHTSE is encoded by the exons ATGATTGTTGCCGTgacgatgtgtgtgtttgtgtctccgTTGGTGGTGGCTGGCATCGTAATCGGCCTCGtgctcttcctctccctcctcatcatcatcatcggcAGCATGAGGAAGAAAAAACTTTCACACCTCaacacagaca CTGCTGATGGATTTTCATTCAGTGGATCGACAGGTGAGCTGCAGTCCGAGTGTGTGGCGGAGTTTCCTCCTGCGTTTGACTTTGACTTGTACACAGAGACGATCCCCATCCCACTGATCAGCACTGTTTATCCTGACGCACCGCCTCA tTATGATGAGTGTGTGGGACGTCACGCAACGCAGATCTTTACCCCTACAGACGACCCACCTCCATATTCAattgcctcacacacacacccctgcatGGAGGGGGCAGAGCTTCCTGAAGGCACTACCTGGTGGTCAGAACACATATATGCAGGCTCCCATCATCCAATCAGATCGCAGGATGtttcctctgtgtttgttttgtctctgGATGAGCTACCGCCGTACGAGGCCGTGGTGGAGCAGCAGAACAGAACCATCCCACTGATCAGCCACAGAGACATGAAACACACCTCCGAATAA